In Nocardia sputorum, a single genomic region encodes these proteins:
- a CDS encoding MarR family winged helix-turn-helix transcriptional regulator, translating to MLNPSLDDRGAFLLSQLGHHVSHRFTERLVPLGIEPAHFGILTHLARSDGCSQQELANLLRVHRNAMVGLIDELEEKGLIQRRVHPADRRAHAVHLTEPAHTLLAAATAEAEALEEEIFAPLDDAERARLIQLLRRASAHAGLPRGAHPGLQRRRRATRSAPLPNSQ from the coding sequence GTGCTGAATCCGTCATTGGACGATCGTGGGGCCTTCCTGCTGTCTCAGCTGGGGCATCACGTTTCGCACAGGTTCACCGAGCGGCTCGTCCCGCTCGGGATCGAGCCTGCCCACTTCGGGATCTTGACCCATCTGGCGAGGAGCGACGGATGCAGTCAACAGGAACTCGCCAACCTGTTGCGAGTGCACCGCAATGCGATGGTCGGTCTCATCGATGAGCTCGAAGAGAAGGGTCTGATACAGCGGCGCGTGCATCCGGCAGATCGACGCGCTCACGCGGTCCACCTGACCGAGCCTGCTCACACGCTGCTGGCCGCGGCGACGGCGGAGGCCGAGGCGCTCGAGGAGGAAATCTTCGCCCCTCTCGACGATGCCGAGCGCGCTCGGTTGATCCAGCTCCTCCGTCGCGCGTCCGCGCACGCGGGGCTGCCTCGGGGCGCTCATCCCGGTCTGCAGCGGCGGCGCCGCGCCACCCGTAGCGCACCACTTCCGAACTCTCAGTGA
- a CDS encoding SDR family oxidoreductase — MAHTERVAVVTGSGRSIGRAIALRLAADGVKVVVNFKSDAVAAEEVAATISAAGGQALVVPADVTDPAQLESLFDTAERWHGGLDIFVHNAYGYAAGPIAAAADEDYARTFAANSQAAFSGFRHAARRIRDGGRIVYISSSVTRASDPFMPLYAASKAAGEQLVRAFAREVGPRHITVNSVLPGPTNTDATQGIRELLTERIARTPLGRLGEPEDIADVVGFLTSPAARWVTGQSIAADGGLTA; from the coding sequence ATGGCACACACCGAGCGGGTCGCCGTCGTTACCGGTAGCGGGCGAAGCATCGGCCGGGCGATCGCGCTGCGCCTGGCCGCTGACGGGGTGAAGGTCGTCGTCAATTTCAAGAGCGATGCCGTGGCCGCCGAGGAGGTGGCCGCCACGATCTCAGCGGCCGGTGGGCAGGCCCTCGTCGTGCCCGCGGACGTCACCGATCCCGCCCAGCTCGAGTCGTTGTTCGACACCGCCGAACGGTGGCACGGCGGGCTGGATATCTTCGTGCACAACGCTTATGGGTATGCTGCCGGGCCGATCGCCGCGGCGGCCGACGAGGACTACGCACGGACATTCGCCGCCAACTCGCAGGCGGCGTTCTCCGGTTTCCGGCACGCGGCGCGGCGGATTCGCGACGGCGGCCGCATCGTGTACATCTCCTCCTCGGTCACCCGGGCCAGCGATCCGTTCATGCCTCTGTATGCGGCGAGCAAGGCGGCGGGCGAACAGCTGGTTCGCGCGTTCGCCCGCGAGGTCGGACCACGCCACATCACCGTCAACAGCGTTCTTCCGGGACCGACCAACACCGATGCCACGCAAGGCATCCGGGAACTGCTGACGGAACGCATCGCTCGCACACCCCTGGGCCGGCTGGGCGAACCGGAAGATATCGCCGACGTCGTCGGCTTCCTGACCTCTCCCGCCGCGCGCTGGGTCACCGGCCAGAGTATCGCCGCCGACGGGGGACTGACCGCCTGA
- a CDS encoding MarR family winged helix-turn-helix transcriptional regulator yields the protein MTVEVKDALRDLNIQLSLLNRRFSGRAELREVDMTCLDLVNRHGPMSPTELSRRAGLHPATLTGILDRLQKGGWIVRERHPDAADRRAVTLRAVRERNSALFDIFSGMNKRMDELCRTYSDAELEVIADFLRRTGNAGQQSAEELALDN from the coding sequence TTGACCGTAGAGGTCAAGGATGCCTTGCGGGACTTGAACATCCAGTTGTCGTTGCTCAACCGGCGGTTCAGCGGGCGGGCGGAGCTGCGTGAGGTGGACATGACCTGCCTCGACCTGGTCAACCGGCACGGGCCGATGTCACCCACAGAGCTGTCGCGCCGGGCCGGACTGCACCCGGCCACCTTGACCGGCATCCTGGACCGCCTGCAGAAAGGCGGCTGGATTGTGCGGGAGCGCCACCCGGACGCCGCGGATCGCCGCGCGGTCACCTTGCGGGCCGTCCGCGAGCGCAATTCCGCCCTGTTCGACATATTCTCGGGCATGAACAAGCGCATGGACGAGCTGTGCCGCACCTACTCCGACGCCGAACTCGAGGTGATCGCCGATTTCCTGCGACGCACCGGCAACGCCGGGCAGCAATCGGCCGAAGAACTGGCGCTGGACAACTGA
- a CDS encoding YbaB/EbfC family DNA-binding protein, translating to MGRALSQMRDLRGARDALTASATVEHGRITVVVNVSGSIIETYYAEDINTLSYGQIARATVQAAQAAAAKVAAAQETLLAPAAELRSRMPKPEDLFAGLAELRAQLPTHTPAPLTPPSGNTLNDRRNDGHRILDR from the coding sequence GTGGGCCGGGCGCTGAGCCAGATGCGCGATCTGCGCGGCGCCCGCGACGCGCTGACCGCGTCCGCCACCGTGGAACACGGCCGAATCACCGTCGTGGTCAATGTTTCCGGCTCGATCATCGAGACGTACTACGCCGAGGACATCAACACACTCAGCTATGGCCAAATCGCCCGCGCGACGGTTCAGGCGGCGCAGGCTGCGGCCGCGAAGGTGGCCGCCGCGCAGGAAACGCTGCTGGCCCCGGCGGCCGAGCTGCGTTCGCGGATGCCCAAGCCCGAGGATCTGTTCGCGGGCCTGGCCGAGCTGCGGGCGCAACTGCCGACGCACACGCCGGCACCGCTGACTCCGCCGTCGGGGAACACGCTGAACGATCGGCGAAATGATGGTCATCGAATTCTGGACCGATGA
- a CDS encoding YbaB/EbfC family nucleoid-associated protein produces MSRPTEFSSATRGPATMDDDFNAAVEGFQAKVAEIADLQAARALLLGVGTTARRRVRVTVNADGIATDIKFSGAIGELTPAELADAVTAASRAAVLDVARKAKELMAPLDVDQAEAPKLDDLFATITSLRDHLG; encoded by the coding sequence ATGAGCCGCCCCACCGAATTCTCCAGCGCGACGAGAGGGCCCGCCACCATGGATGACGATTTCAATGCTGCCGTCGAGGGATTTCAGGCCAAGGTGGCCGAGATCGCCGATCTGCAAGCCGCACGTGCGCTACTGCTCGGTGTAGGCACCACTGCGCGACGGCGGGTGCGCGTCACCGTGAATGCCGACGGAATCGCCACCGACATCAAGTTTTCCGGCGCGATCGGCGAATTGACCCCGGCGGAACTCGCCGACGCGGTCACCGCGGCGTCGCGGGCGGCCGTGCTCGACGTCGCGCGCAAGGCCAAGGAACTGATGGCGCCGCTCGACGTCGACCAGGCCGAGGCGCCCAAACTGGACGACCTGTTCGCCACCATCACCTCATTGCGCGATCACTTGGGCTGA